The stretch of DNA GCAAACTAATCAGCTAccgatgaagaaattagtTTCtcacaaaaaaaattcttgtaTTACAACGGGTTCTTGTTGGATTTTCAAATACACCGCTGGCTACTCGGATATGTCCGTGCAATTTATCGAAATACTTCATAGCGTGTGCACTAGTATCTACTTCGTATAGGAAGGTGCAAAGCTCCAGCCAACACATTTCCAAAGACTGATAGATCATTGGTTGTAATCTAGTATTCGCTGTTGGGCCGAAACTACGTATgctcttttctctttctgtaGAATCAAAGAGTCGCGCTGGCGGCgcgcattttttttttttttttttttttctctcgATTATGCAGTCAGTTTAATTTAGCTTCGAGGGGCGCGTACCGGACTTAAAAATTAAAGTTAGTAATCATCAAAAATGGGGGCGGGGTATGCATTTCGACTGCGTGGGATCGAAAAGACTCTCTTTGCAGGCACTAAGGCACTAAGGCACGGTATGAAGTGGGATGATCTCCTTGTGCACTGGTTTCTTAGCAGACAAAACTGTAACGTAGAAAGCCGCCATGACGTAGGCATTCGAGGATACTAttacataataatattctttGACTCCTAGTCTAAGAACATACAGAATCCAATGAAACGGAGGTAATCTCAAGAGTTGAATTCCCCTGGATATATGCAAAAAGCGAACGTATTcaatattgaaatttatcGTATCAATGGTGTGAGATTTTCGCCTCCCCCCCCAGAAAACTAACACTACTGAGACATATAAAGGGCGAAGGTGAAATGAACTGGTTCTGGTTCATCGTACACTTCTACCCTAGAAGAATAAAGGATAACAAAActaaaacaacaaaaaacaaaaaataaaagcgcaataaaaactaaaaaatgTCTACTGTACAATCTTCTGTCGGAAGTGATACAGATATTCAGAACGCTTCTAATGCTGATGTTCATATCGCACCACGTGTGGAAAAAGAGTGGTCTGATGAGTTTGATGACAACGAAGTTTTAAATGGGGATACAATAGAGCCTCCAAAGAGGGGCCTTCTAGGTTACCTCGTCATCTATTTACTCTGTTATCCTATATCCTTTGGAGGTTTCCTACCTGGTTGGGATAGTGGTATTACAGCAGGTTTCATCAACATGGACAACTTCAAAATGAACTTTGGATCCTACAAGCACAGTACTGGAGAGTACTACTTAAGCAATGTTCGTATGGGTCTTTTGGTCGCCATGTTTAGTGTCGGATGTGCTATAGGGGGTGTCTCTTTCGCCCGTTTTGCCGATAAGTTAGGCAGAAGGCTAGCAATTGTGATTGTGGTATTGGTATATATGGTTGGTGCCATTATTCAAATCAGTTCAAACCATAAATGGTACCAGTACTTTGTCGGTAAGATCATTTACGGTCTCGGTGCTGGTGGTTGTTCGGTGTTGTGTCCAATGCTTTTGTCGGAAATAGCACCCAAGGACCTGAGAGGTGGGCTTATTTCATTGTACCAACTGAACATGACCtttggtattttcttaGGTTATTGTAGTGTTTATGGAACAAGGAAATATGACAACACTGCACAATGGAGAGTGCCTCTTGGGCTTTGCTTTTTGTGGGCCCTGattatcatcattggtATGCTATTGGTCCCAGAATCACCCAGGTATTTGGTCGAATGTGAAAGACATGAGGATGCATGTATTTCGATTGCCAAGATTAACAAGGTTTCACCAGAGGATCCATGGGTACAGAGACaggttgaagaaatcaacgTCGGGGTGCTCGCCCAAAAGGAACTAGGAGAAGCATCATGGAAGGAACTTTTCTCAATTAAAACAAAGGTTCTTCAACGTTTGATTACAGGGATCCTAGTGCAAACCTTTTTGCAACTTACCGGTGAAAactactttttcttctacgGAACTACCATCTTCAAATCTGTCGGGCTTACTGACGGTTTTGAGACCTCAATCGTTTTGGGTACCGTGAATTTCTTCTCCACTATCATCGCTGTTATGGTCGTCGACAAGATCGGTCGTCGTAAATGTCTATTGTTCGGTGCAGCTGGAATGATGGCTTGTATGGTTATATTTGCTAGTATCGGGGTGAAATGTCTTTACCCCCATGGCCAGGATGGTCCCTCTTCGAAAGGTGCAGGTAATGCTATGATTGTGTTCACCTgcttttatatattctgCTTCGCAACAACATGGGCACCAGTCGCTTATATCGTGGTTGCTGAGTCGTTCCCTTCGAAGGTCAAGTCCAGAGCTATGTCCATTTCAACTGCATTCAACTGGTTATGGCAATTCTTGATCGGTTTCTTCACACCATTCATTACCGGCTCGATCCATTTCTACTATGGTTATGTGTTTGTTGGATGTTTGGTTGCCATGTTTTTGtacatattcttctttttaccaGAAACAATCGGTTtatctttggaagaaatcCAATTACTGTACGAAGAAGGTGTGAAGCCATGGAAATCCACATCTTGGGTTCCACCATCAAGGAGAGGAGTCCATTCAGAAGAGACTGAGACTCAGGATAAAgattggaagaaatttttgaagttttcaaagGCTTCTAATTGATCGTTGGGATCATATTCTTGCCGTTTTAGGCAGCATTGTATATTATGCTCTACATATAAATGtgtaattttaatttgtGACGAATTTATGAAGGTCTCCGAAGCTATGAAGATCGATACCCTTACATGCTGGTATGTGTTTACCACCTGAGCACCAGTTTATTCAGAAAACAGTATTATGTCTGAtcgtttcctttttttctacaAAGCGAAAGGAGAAAGCTTAATGTCTGTGATGTGAATATCGAGGGCGATGGCAGTGACCAACACAAATATGTGTGTTATTGAGTAGTTATTAAAAATCATCGAGAATGCATTGACAGGTATATAATACGTTACATGactaaacaaaataatataaaaaaagtacaaaaacACATAATCTATCCCAGATATCTGCTCATTACTATCCAGGCACGCGGATCGCTTTCTAAATTACACCTGGTCTAGAACTTCGTTCACAGCGGCAAGTGGTCCTTTATCATAAACAACTTCTAGCGAGTGAGTCAATTGCGCAACAAAGTCCTTGTTATCACGAATTTCAGGGCTGAAAAGGACCTCGATGTTAAGTAGCTCGTGAGGATCCTTACCACCCTTAACAGCAGCAGCCTTCAAGGTATCTGCCATGGGGTCCTCAATTTCGAATGGTTTGCCGTTCATGTCGACACCGGTCAAATAACGGAACCATCCAGCCACACACACTGCCAACAACTTATACTTGCCGTTAGGCTTGCGCAACTGCTCGTAGATCGAAGGTAAAACGTACTTGGGCATCTTACCTGAGCCCATCAAACAGATACGTGCAACGGTGTCCTGAATTGCTGGATTGGAGAATCTCTCCAACACAGACGCAGTGTATTCTTCGAAATCCACGCCTGGCACCTTAGGTAACAATGGGATGACTTCCTCACGCATCAAAACACGGATGTACTTGTTGATGGTTGGGTCGTTGACGACCTCGTGTATATAGGTGTAACCGGCCAAGTATCCAAGGTATCCCATGGCTGAGTGCCCACCGTTAAGCAGACGCAATTTCATCAGTTCATAGGAATCGACATCCTTGACAACTTGAACACCGACAAGTTCCCAAGGAGGACGGCCGTCAGAAAAGTTGTCTTCAAGAACCCATTGGATGAAAGGCTCTGCAACAACGGGACATTGGTCCTTAATTCCCCAAGTGTCAGTGACGTACTTGCGCTCCTCGTCAGTGCAACGTGGTGTGACACGATCAACCATACAGTTAGGAGAAGTAACCTTCTCTTCGATCCAGGCAGCGAACTTCTCATCCTTCTTTAACTTGGCAAACGCAACAAGCATAGCCTTGACTGTGATACCGTTCTGAGGCATGTTGTCACAGGACATAATGGTGAAGGGAGTGAGGCCTTTCTTGTAACGCAGCAATAGAGCCTCATATAGGTAACCGTAGAGAGTGGCAGGATTCTCTGGATGATTCAAATCGTTGACAATTTCCGGAGCATCGGTCATTAACGAGTTTGTTGCTTCACTATGGTAATAACCGTTCTCGGTAACGGTTAGAGAAACAATATGTGTATCTGGGTTGGCCATCTTTTCGATGACAGCCCTTGGATCATCGGGTGCGTACATGTATGCGGTGATGGAACCGACAATGTAAGCGTTGGTTTCCTTGATACCGCGCTCTACAACTGTGTATAGACAATCTTGGGCTTTCATAGCATCGCGCATAAGGGCATCTGCCTTCATTAAACCAACACCACATATTGACCAGTCCTTCAAGCTGTGATCCTGCATCAAACGGTTCATGAAAACGGCCAAGTGGGAACGATGGAATGCACCAACACCTAGATGAACAATACCCTGTTTAACGCCTTCTCTGGGGTAGGTTGGTATTGGAAGGGTGGATTGAAAACTCTTGAGAGTTTTTGCATTCAAGCTGGTAGCTGTTGTTTCATTGGACtttgtcatttttgaagttgttacttttcttcttttttttcttttttgttgttgttgttgttgttgttattgatATCACTTTTATGTGTTGAGATTAAGAGAGAAGTATAAAGCCAAACAATTGCACAGTTGGAATCAGCTATTTATATGTGAAGTTGAACGATATCTAAAACTTCGAGACATTAACTCCCCCACATCTTTTCCCCTGGAATATGATGCTTCCCAATTATAGTTAGCTAACATAATACGGTGAATAAGTGTTGgtcatttttcaagaagaCGGTGCATCTATGTATCTCACCCGTTACCTCGCAGTTAGTAGGGAGACTTTAATGCTTGCTTGATGCTTGCCGTAAAGCTAATGCAATGACGTATTATTATGGTGTGTGCTGCAACCAAATATGGCGGgctaaaaataaagagaaagtgCATGCGAACTAGACCATTGGTGGAGCAAGTTCTGAAAGATTTTTATGTCCGTGCCAAGGAGGGAGTGATTAGGTGGTGGGATAACGCGGGGTAGAACGACTCAGGCACAAAGGCAAAAAACCAACAAGGCACGGGAACAGGCACGAAGGCTACCCCACGCTGCACCACGCGCGATACCTTATTTTTCCAGGAGAAACTGCAGGAAGCTTAGCTGTAGGTACATGCTATGTATGGTACGCAATGCATAAGTTCTCGGGGATGATTCTTGGTAAGCAACAAACAGATTATGTTGAAGTTGGCTAGCTACGTATAGCTTCAGCATACATCGGCCTATCTCAGGGATGCACAATGAATGAGTCTCGTCTCTTTCAAGGACTGTCTTCTCAGCTGAAAATTATtttgctttatttttttcgaCATCCAGAGTTTATAATACTATATTTTATTTCCGGCATCGTATCTCCTTTCTCCGGTCAAACAACGCCACTACGTCAGCCCTCTCATCTCATTCATCACCCCAGTTATGATAAACTTAAGATGACAAGTAGGCCTTTCTCATTTCAGTGGACTAAAATTTGACGTATAAAAGAGTTAAACCATTCAACGTTATGAAAAATAGCTTTCAAGTGAAAATGAAACCATTGAATACTTAACAAGAAAAACCAagaaattacaaaaaaCCATGTCTCAAACTACTAATCCTTCTGTTGTTTTGAGAAAAGTCGGCGACATCGCCATCGAGCAAAGACCAGTTCCTACCATCGAAGACCCCCATTACGTCAAGTTAGCCATTAAAGCTACTGGTATATGTGGTTCTGATGTCCACTACTACAGAAGCGGTGGCATTGGAAAATACATATTGAAGGCTCCTATGGTACTTGGTCATGAGTCGAGCGGAGAAGTTGTGGAAGTTGGTAACGCTGTGACAAGAGTCAAAGTCGGAGACCGTGTGGCTATTGAGCCCGGTGTTCCTAGCCGTTACTCTGATGAGACCAAGGAGGGTAGGTACAACCTTTGCCCACACATGGCATTTGCAGCCACTCCTCCAATTGACGGTACTCTTGTGAAGTACTATTTATCTCCGGAAGATTTTCTTGTGAAGCTACCGGAAGGTGTTAGCTATGAAGAGGGAGCCTGTGTCGAGCCACTATCTGTCGGTGTGCACTCTAACAAACTCGCAGGAGTTCGCTTCAGCACCAGAGTTGTTGTATTTGGCGCAGGGCCTGTGGGGCTGTTAACGGGAGCAGTTGCGCGTGCATTTGGTGCCAGTGACGTTGTTTTCGTTGATGTGTTTGACAACAAGCTACAAAGGGCAAAGGATTTCGGTGCTACAAACActttcaattcttccaaGATTCCTACTGACAAAGCCCAAGAATTGGCTTCTGAAGTAGAAAAGCTTCTAGGCGGAAACCATGCAGATGTGGTGTTTGAATGCTCGGGAGCAGATGTTTGCATTGACGCTGGTGTCAAAGTAACCAAGGTTGGGGGAACGATGGTACAAGTTGGTATGGGCAAAAATTATACCAACTTCCCAATCGCTGAAGTTAGCGGCAAGGAAATGAAGCTAATTGGATGTTTCCGTTATTCGTTTGGTGATTATCGCGATGCGGTGAACTTGGTTGCCACAGGAAAAGTTAATGTCAAGCCACTAATAACGCATAGATT from Saccharomyces mikatae IFO 1815 strain IFO1815 genome assembly, chromosome: 13 encodes:
- the SMKI13G4420 gene encoding sugar porter family MFS transporter translates to MSTVQSSVGSDTDIQNASNADVHIAPRVEKEWSDEFDDNEVLNGDTIEPPKRGLLGYLVIYLLCYPISFGGFLPGWDSGITAGFINMDNFKMNFGSYKHSTGEYYLSNVRMGLLVAMFSVGCAIGGVSFARFADKLGRRLAIVIVVLVYMVGAIIQISSNHKWYQYFVGKIIYGLGAGGCSVLCPMLLSEIAPKDLRGGLISLYQLNMTFGIFLGYCSVYGTRKYDNTAQWRVPLGLCFLWALIIIIGMLLVPESPRYLVECERHEDACISIAKINKVSPEDPWVQRQVEEINVGVLAQKELGEASWKELFSIKTKVLQRLITGILVQTFLQLTGENYFFFYGTTIFKSVGLTDGFETSIVLGTVNFFSTIIAVMVVDKIGRRKCLLFGAAGMMACMVIFASIGVKCLYPHGQDGPSSKGAGNAMIVFTCFYIFCFATTWAPVAYIVVAESFPSKVKSRAMSISTAFNWLWQFLIGFFTPFITGSIHFYYGYVFVGCLVAMFLYIFFFLPETIGLSLEEIQLLYEEGVKPWKSTSWVPPSRRGVHSEETETQDKDWKKFLKFSKASN
- the SMKI13G4430 gene encoding mannitol dehydrogenase family protein, whose amino-acid sequence is MTKSNETTATSLNAKTLKSFQSTLPIPTYPREGVKQGIVHLGVGAFHRSHLAVFMNRLMQDHSLKDWSICGVGLMKADALMRDAMKAQDCLYTVVERGIKETNAYIVGSITAYMYAPDDPRAVIEKMANPDTHIVSLTVTENGYYHSEATNSLMTDAPEIVNDLNHPENPATLYGYLYEALLLRYKKGLTPFTIMSCDNMPQNGITVKAMLVAFAKLKKDEKFAAWIEEKVTSPNCMVDRVTPRCTDEERKYVTDTWGIKDQCPVVAEPFIQWVLEDNFSDGRPPWELVGVQVVKDVDSYELMKLRLLNGGHSAMGYLGYLAGYTYIHEVVNDPTINKYIRVLMREEVIPLLPKVPGVDFEEYTASVLERFSNPAIQDTVARICLMGSGKMPKYVLPSIYEQLRKPNGKYKLLAVCVAGWFRYLTGVDMNGKPFEIEDPMADTLKAAAVKGGKDPHELLNIEVLFSPEIRDNKDFVAQLTHSLEVVYDKGPLAAVNEVLDQV
- the SMKI13G4440 gene encoding NAD(P)-dependent alcohol dehydrogenase: MSQTTNPSVVLRKVGDIAIEQRPVPTIEDPHYVKLAIKATGICGSDVHYYRSGGIGKYILKAPMVLGHESSGEVVEVGNAVTRVKVGDRVAIEPGVPSRYSDETKEGRYNLCPHMAFAATPPIDGTLVKYYLSPEDFLVKLPEGVSYEEGACVEPLSVGVHSNKLAGVRFSTRVVVFGAGPVGLLTGAVARAFGASDVVFVDVFDNKLQRAKDFGATNTFNSSKIPTDKAQELASEVEKLLGGNHADVVFECSGADVCIDAGVKVTKVGGTMVQVGMGKNYTNFPIAEVSGKEMKLIGCFRYSFGDYRDAVNLVATGKVNVKPLITHRFKFEDAAKAYDYNISHGGDVVKTIIAGPE